The DNA window ACGACCCACGGGGCGGAATCGTACGGCAAGGGACCGGATCGGGGCGAGTCGGGCCCGAAACGCGCAGGTCGGGGGACGCGAGACGTGGAACGCGGGGACGCGCTAGGCGTAGAACTCGACGATGAGACGCTCGTCCACCGTGACCGGCAGCGGGACCTCGTCCCGCTCCGGCAGCCGGCTCATCGTGCCCGAGAACTCGTCGCGGTTCCGGTACAGGTAGGGAGGCGGGTCCGGGGTGATCTCCACCGCCTCGCGGACCGGGACGAAGTTCTTGGCCTTGGGGTCGAGCTCGATCTCCTGGCCCGGCTTCACCTGGGCGCTCGGCACGTTCACCCGGCGCCCGTCCACCTTCACGTGGCTGTGGGAGACCAGCTGGCGGGCCTGTCGCATGGTCAGCGCGAAGCCCAGGCGCAGGATCACCGCGTCCAGGCGCGTCTCGAGCTGGCGGATCAGCTCCTCGCCGGTGACCCCGCGAGACCGCTCGGCTCGCTCGAAGTACTTGCGGAACTGCCGCTCGCCCACGCCGTAGATGGCCCGGAGCTTCTGCTTCTCCACCAGGCGCATCTGGTACTCGGTGAGCCGCTTGCGCCCGCGGCCGTGCTGGCCGGGCGGATAGGGCCGCTTGTTCGACGGGCAGTTGGGGCGTCCACATACTGCCTCGCCGACGCGGCGACACATCTTGTGCCTGGGTCCGATCTTCTGCATTGCCTGGATAGGGTACAAGGCGCCGCGGGGGACTGACTCGGCCGGCGTTAGGCTTGGCTTGCAGCCATCTCCAAGGGGGTGCACATGAGCGAGGACACCGGCCGGACGGACCTGCGGCAGGCGGGACCTTGGGAGCGGACGCTTCGCGGTGCGCTGCTCGTCCTGGGGGGGTCGCAGCTCGGGCTGGGCCTGTTGATGGCGGCCTCACCCGGGACGTTCTTCCACGTGGCCGGGTTCGGGGCGCAGAACGACCACTACATCCGCGACGTCTCGACGCTCTACCTGGCCCTCGGGGCCGTGCTGCTGTGGGCCTCGCGGCGCCCGTCGTGGCGGGTCCCCGTCCTGGCGTTCGCGGCGGTCGAGTACGGGCTGCACTTCGTGAACCACCTGGTGGACGTGGGGAACGGTCATCCTGGGTGGGTGGGGCCGCTGGACGCCGCGTCGGTGGGCGCGGGCGCGGTGGCCTTCGCGGTGGCGCTGGCGGCCGCGTGGAGGTGGGGGGTGCGATGAGGATCTTCCTGGCGGGGGCCACGGGCGCGATCGGGCGGCCGCTGCTGCGGATGCTGCCGGCGGACGGACATACGGTGACCGCCATGACCCGCTCCGCCCAGAAGGCCGAAGCGTTGAGGGCGGCGGGGGCGGAGCCGGTGGTGTGCGACGCGTATGACGCGGACGGCGTGCGCGCCGCTATGGCCGAGGCCCGGCCGGACGTGGTCGTGCACCAGCTGACGGACATCCCGCCCCGCCTCGACGTGCGGCGCTACCACGAGCAGACGGCCGGGAACGACCACCCCGCGCGGCTCCGTGACTGGCTACCCGCGTACGCCGAGACCCTGGGGGCGAAGCGCCCCCTCCGGGTCCCGGTGTGGCTGGCCCGGCTGGGGGGCGGGCCGGTTGCCGTCCGTCTGGCCGCGGGGCGGGGAGCTTCCAACGCGAAGGCCCGCCACGAGCTGGGATGGGAGCCGCGCTACCGGAGCTGGCGGCAAGGATTTCGGGAGGCGCTGGGCTGACCGCCGCCGGCACCCTGGCCGACCGCGTGGCCGGTTGTGTGCTCGGCCTGGCCCTGGGGGACGCCCTCGGCGCGCCGTTCGAGTTCCGCCGGGCGGACGACGTCCCGGACCCGCTTCCCGCTTTCGAGCTGCCGTGGAAGGGCTTCCCTCCCGGAACCACCACCGACGACACGGCGATGGCCCGCAACCTGGTCCGGAGCCTGGTCGAACGCCGGGGCTTCGACCCTGCGGACGTGGCGGCCCGGCACGTGGCGTGGTTTCGGACCGG is part of the Actinomycetota bacterium genome and encodes:
- a CDS encoding DUF4345 domain-containing protein is translated as MSEDTGRTDLRQAGPWERTLRGALLVLGGSQLGLGLLMAASPGTFFHVAGFGAQNDHYIRDVSTLYLALGAVLLWASRRPSWRVPVLAFAAVEYGLHFVNHLVDVGNGHPGWVGPLDAASVGAGAVAFAVALAAAWRWGVR
- a CDS encoding NAD(P)H-binding protein produces the protein MRIFLAGATGAIGRPLLRMLPADGHTVTAMTRSAQKAEALRAAGAEPVVCDAYDADGVRAAMAEARPDVVVHQLTDIPPRLDVRRYHEQTAGNDHPARLRDWLPAYAETLGAKRPLRVPVWLARLGGGPVAVRLAAGRGASNAKARHELGWEPRYRSWRQGFREALG
- the rpsD gene encoding 30S ribosomal protein S4, which translates into the protein MQKIGPRHKMCRRVGEAVCGRPNCPSNKRPYPPGQHGRGRKRLTEYQMRLVEKQKLRAIYGVGERQFRKYFERAERSRGVTGEELIRQLETRLDAVILRLGFALTMRQARQLVSHSHVKVDGRRVNVPSAQVKPGQEIELDPKAKNFVPVREAVEITPDPPPYLYRNRDEFSGTMSRLPERDEVPLPVTVDERLIVEFYA